One part of the Rutidosis leptorrhynchoides isolate AG116_Rl617_1_P2 chromosome 1, CSIRO_AGI_Rlap_v1, whole genome shotgun sequence genome encodes these proteins:
- the LOC139886261 gene encoding uncharacterized protein: protein MATENIKDSSATATRPAVESCRKKKSDDATFLQDVKDHIDEFIHASMDEHKTCFQKTISKMFGMSKMVAERDAAAENKGVESLLPLQTAVTD, encoded by the exons ATGGCAACAGAAAATATTAAGGATTCTTCGGCTACTGCTACACGCCCGGCTGTGGAATCATGTAGAAAGAAGAAGTCAGATGATGCAACTTTCTTGCAGGATGTTAAAGATCATATTGATGAGTTTATCCATGCTTCAATGGATGAACATAAAACCTGCTTTCAAAAAACCATCTCAAAG ATGTTTGGAATGTCTAAGATGGTGGCAGAGAGAGATGCTGCTGCTGAGAACAAAGGAGTGGAGAGCTTGTTACCCCTTCAAACAGCTGTTACTGATTAG